A genomic window from Salvia miltiorrhiza cultivar Shanhuang (shh) chromosome 5, IMPLAD_Smil_shh, whole genome shotgun sequence includes:
- the LOC131025605 gene encoding uncharacterized protein LOC131025605, translating to MASNSALAAVLFLTSFMFGCGLAATVVVGGSAGWRFGYNYTDWALKHGPFYINDTLVFKYVATTTSNGSESHSVYLLPNLYSYVQCDCSRAQLLSNPSGSGGC from the exons ATGGCCTCAAATTCTGCATTAGCTGCAGTTCTCTTTCTAACTTCATTCATGTTTGGTTGTGGCTTAGCTGCCACCGTCGTTGTCGGAGGCTCTGCGGGGTGGCGCTTCGGCTACAACTACACCGATTGGGCTCTCAAACACGGTCCCTTCTACATCAATGATACTCTAG TGTTCAAGTATGTGGCGACGACTACGAGCAACGGGAGCGAGTCACACAGCGTGTACTTGCTCCCAAATCTATACAGCTACGTGCAGTGCGATTGCAGCCGAGCTCAGCTTCTGTCGAATCCGAGTGGAAGCGGCGGGTGCTAA